One window of Cydia pomonella isolate Wapato2018A chromosome 5, ilCydPomo1, whole genome shotgun sequence genomic DNA carries:
- the LOC133518109 gene encoding leucine-rich repeat neuronal protein 1-like isoform X2 — MMTRNQDPRLCERTGELHENDKQQTAGTDAVKAVGQGVRVMVTAWQVSRRVANVLTSNAFIVVLISLELLAWRSGAAALANCPSGCSCNDETLVVVCEESRLDVLPIALNPSIQRLIIRNNKIKTIDSSMQFYAELQHLDLSQNHLVNIPTKSFAYQRKLQELHLNHNKISSVTNTTFQGLNALTVLNLKRNFLEELTNGVFSTLPRLEELNLGQNRISRIEPKAFAGLTALRILYLDDNQLSSVPTMSFSLLGSLAELHVGLNAFSYLPDDTFAGLNRLAVLDLNGAGLFNISENAFRGLPGLRSLNLFGNRLSVVPTQQIGGLTRLEELYIGQNDFEALESHSFKGLKNLKLLDITGAAQLERVEKGALEDNINLETIVLANNKRLSVIEEGTLLGLPKLKHVTLRDNAIVTISETVFVGKELRQLDITDNPIVCDCQLLWLHELLNEKSNFTQIQCAEPLHLKDKYLRTITADGLGCAVHDTRQQTIICVVVVACVATLASLVLVLYRYRKSMHEKLKDYKWNKRAMRKDLEYHKPISTEEDCILELYASPSVFFMSGPNQGSARRARGGGGGGGTLPANGFTYIGGDRPPPLTLNNGAPAVLNNGSLRSLPDKKNNRNGFVCHENFPRADRYSRKQENGYIRNSETIIGFPRTRDYEDYSEPEYSVIAEAERDYRSCAHSNTFNC, encoded by the exons GTGGTGCTTATATCCTTGGAACTGCTAGCGTGGCGGAGCGGAGCGGCGGCGCTGGCGAACTGCCCGAGCGGCTGTAGCTGCAACGATGAGACCCTGGTGGTGGTCTGCGAGGAGAGTCGCCTAGACGTGCTGCCCATCGCGCTCAACCCCTCCATCCAGCGTCTCATCATCCGCAACAACAAAATCAAAACCATAGACAGCTCCATGCAGTTCTATGCAGAACTGCAACACCTCGACCTCTCCCAGAACCACCTTGTTAACATTCCCACTAAAAGCTTTGCCTACCAACGGAAACTACAAGAGCTCCATTTAAACCATAACAAGATATCATCAGTAACTAACACGACATTCCAAGGCTTGAATGCGCTGACGGTCCTCAACTTAAAACGAAATTTCCTCGAGGAGCTGACGAACGGTGTGTTCTCGACTTTGCCACGATTAGAGGAATTGAATCTTGGTCAGAATCGGATATCGAGGATCGAGCCAAAAGCATTCGCTGGACTCACAGCTCTGAGGATCCTGTACTTGGATGATAATCAGTTGAGTTCAGTGCCCACCATGTCCTTCAGTCTGTTGGGAAGCCTAGCTGAACTTCACGTGGGACTCAACGCTTTCTCGTACCTGCCTGACGACACCTTCGCGGGCCTGAACCGCCTGGCTGTGCTCGACTTGAATGGAGCTGGACTTTTTAACATAAGCGAGAACGCATTCAGAGGCCTTCCAGGTCTTAGAAGTTTAAATCTCTTCGGGAATAGACTAAGCGTAGTACCCACGCAACAAATAGGTGGACTTACGAGATTGGAAGAGCTGTACATAGGCCAGAATGATTTTGAAGCGTTAGAAAGTCACTCATTCAAAGGCTTAAAAAATCTGAAACTCTTAGACATTACTGGTGCTGCCCAGTTGGAGAGAGTCGAAAAAGGAGCTTTGGAGGACAACATAAACTTGGAAACAATCGTACTGGCCAATAATAAGAGACTATCAGTGATAGAAGAAGGTACTTTACTCGGCTTGCCTAAGCTAAAACATGTTACGCTTAGAGACAACGCCATTGTCACGATCAGTGAAACTGTTTTCGTTGGGAAAGAGCTGAGACAGCTGGATATCACCGACAATCCTATTGTCTGCGACTGCCAACTTCTTTGGCTGCATGAATTATTAAACGAGAAGAGTAACTTCACTCAAATACAATGCGCTGAGCCACTGCATTTGAAGGACAAGTACTTGCGTACTATAACCGCAGACGGTTTGGGCTGCGCCGTTCACGACACGCGGCAACAAACCATTATATGTGTCGTAGTAGTCGCCTGCGTGGCTACCCTAGCATCACTCGTGCTCGTGCTGTATCGCTACCGCAAGAGCATGCACGAGAAGCTCAAAGACTACAAATGGAACAAGCGCGCTATGCGCAAGGACTTGGAATACCATAAGCCCATCTCCACCGAAGAAGACTGCATC CTAGAGCTTTACGCCTCCCCCAGCGTGTTCTTCATGTCGGGCCCGAACCAGGGctcggcgcggcgcgcgcggggaggcggcggcggcggcggcacgcTGCCCGCCAACGGCTTCACGTACATCGGCGGCGACCGCCCGCCCCCGCTCACGCTCAACAACGGCGCGCCCGCGGTGCTCAACAACGGCTCGCTGCGCTCCTTGCCCGACAAGAAGAACAACCGCAACGGCTTCGTGTGCCACGAGAACTTCCCGCGCGCGGACCGCTACTCTCGCAAGCAGGAGAACGGGTACATTCGCAACTCGGAAACCATCATTGGCTTCCCGCGGACGCGCGACTACGAAGACTACAGCGAGCCCGAGTACTCGGTGATCGCGGAGGCCGAACGCGACTATCGCTCGTGCGCGCACTCCAACACCTTCAACTGTTGA